A window of the Hippoglossus stenolepis isolate QCI-W04-F060 chromosome 8, HSTE1.2, whole genome shotgun sequence genome harbors these coding sequences:
- the si:dkey-29b11.3 gene encoding actin-binding Rho-activating protein-like isoform X1, giving the protein MSEPVMGTNSQSTATMDTEDDAPVPAQFGDDTAVGIVSVKGLKENWQKWSDEHQEYQKHNPFSHDARPSALVPQRGQDDYGRPLQGSMTEQRGKDAHSRVSIEVQELCEVIRNIGEMKDCDGEGSSCDGKSVRVEFGKLFEHYVTISNKLVGILLRARKQRLVDFEGEMLWQGKDDHVVISLLQ; this is encoded by the exons atgtcag AGCCAGTGATGGGGACAAACAGCCAGAGCACCGCCACCATGGACACTGAAGATGACGCCCCAGTTCCGGCTCAGTTTGGCGATGACACTGCAGTGGGCATTGTCTCTGTGAAAGGCTTAAAGGAGAACTGGCAGAAGTGGTCTGACGAGCACCAGGAGTACCAGAAGCACAACCCCTTCAGTCACGATGCCAGGCCCAGCGCATTAGTCCCTCAGAGGGGGCAGGATGACTACGGGAGGCCCCTGCAGGGCTCCATGACGGAGCAGCGGGGGAAGGATGCTCACTCGCGCGTCAGCATAGAGGTTCAGGAGCTGTGTGAGGTGATTAGGAACATTGGGGAGATGAAAGACTGCGACGGGGAAGGAAGCAGCTGCGATGGGAAATCGGTCCGTGTAGAATTTGGGAAACTGTTTGAGCATTATGTGACTATCTCCAATAAACTGGTGGGGATTCTTCTGCGAGCGAGGAAGCAGAGGCTGGTTGACTTTGAGGGGGAGATGCTGTGGCAGGGGAAGGATGACCATGTGGTTATCAGTCTGTTACAGTGA
- the si:dkey-29b11.3 gene encoding actin-binding Rho-activating protein-like isoform X2, with translation MGTNSQSTATMDTEDDAPVPAQFGDDTAVGIVSVKGLKENWQKWSDEHQEYQKHNPFSHDARPSALVPQRGQDDYGRPLQGSMTEQRGKDAHSRVSIEVQELCEVIRNIGEMKDCDGEGSSCDGKSVRVEFGKLFEHYVTISNKLVGILLRARKQRLVDFEGEMLWQGKDDHVVISLLQ, from the coding sequence ATGGGGACAAACAGCCAGAGCACCGCCACCATGGACACTGAAGATGACGCCCCAGTTCCGGCTCAGTTTGGCGATGACACTGCAGTGGGCATTGTCTCTGTGAAAGGCTTAAAGGAGAACTGGCAGAAGTGGTCTGACGAGCACCAGGAGTACCAGAAGCACAACCCCTTCAGTCACGATGCCAGGCCCAGCGCATTAGTCCCTCAGAGGGGGCAGGATGACTACGGGAGGCCCCTGCAGGGCTCCATGACGGAGCAGCGGGGGAAGGATGCTCACTCGCGCGTCAGCATAGAGGTTCAGGAGCTGTGTGAGGTGATTAGGAACATTGGGGAGATGAAAGACTGCGACGGGGAAGGAAGCAGCTGCGATGGGAAATCGGTCCGTGTAGAATTTGGGAAACTGTTTGAGCATTATGTGACTATCTCCAATAAACTGGTGGGGATTCTTCTGCGAGCGAGGAAGCAGAGGCTGGTTGACTTTGAGGGGGAGATGCTGTGGCAGGGGAAGGATGACCATGTGGTTATCAGTCTGTTACAGTGA